The window AGCGCGCGGCCCAGGTCGTAGCCCGAGTCCGCGCTCCAGTCACCGACCAGCGGTTCGGGGATCTCGGCGCCGTGCTCGCGCAGACACGCCTGCCAGCTGTCGCGCCTCTGGTCCGCGGAGCTCCAGCCGGTCGGGCCCGCGATATGCCAGACGGTGGCGTGTCCGAGCCCCAGCAGATGCTCGGTGGCGAGGCGGGCGCCGGTCCGGGAGTCGCCGGTGACCATCAGGGTGTCGGCCTCGGGGCCGGTCTCCAGCACCACCAACGGTGTGTCCAGGCGGGTGTCCGCCAGTGCCCTGCCCACCCAGGCCTGGGGGGCGATGGCGATCACGCCGTCCGCGCCCTCCGCCGACAGCCGGTCGACCGCCTCGGCCACCGTATCGTGGTCGGCCGTGTCCAGGGCGATGGAGCTCACCAGGTAACCGGCTTCCTGCGCCGCGGTGTTGATCGCGGTGAGAATGGAAGCGGGGCCGTAGCGGGCGGCGTCGAAGGAGATCACGCCGAGCATCCGGGTCCGTCCGCTGGCCAGCGACCGGGCGCTGCGGCTGGGCCGGT of the Streptomyces sp. NBC_00287 genome contains:
- a CDS encoding LacI family DNA-binding transcriptional regulator, whose amino-acid sequence is MSPSPAGSSVPKGRARRNFAGSRPVMGDVARLAGVSKQTVSRVLNEHPSVRPETREAVTAAMRTLGYRPSRSARSLASGRTRMLGVISFDAARYGPASILTAINTAAQEAGYLVSSIALDTADHDTVAEAVDRLSAEGADGVIAIAPQAWVGRALADTRLDTPLVVLETGPEADTLMVTGDSRTGARLATEHLLGLGHATVWHIAGPTGWSSADQRRDSWQACLREHGAEIPEPLVGDWSADSGYDLGRALAGRPDVTAVFASNDQMALGLLHALHESGRSVPGEVSVVGYDDIPEAAHLLPPLTTVRTDFAEIGTRSLRLLLDRIDGHEGPPRVESLVPVELVVRRSTGQCRRGRAE